The Gillisia sp. Hel_I_86 genome has a segment encoding these proteins:
- a CDS encoding TIGR01777 family oxidoreductase produces MRILITGATGLVGSRIAKKCLAKGFEVNYLTTSKDKIENKAGFKGFYWDPSNYEIDPHCLDGVDAIFHLAGASIAKRWTSSYKKEILASRVVTANLLFNTLKSTNHSISQFISASAVGIYPSSYLNLYNEEDEKRDDSFLGEVVEKWELAADKFKELNIKVAKVRTGLVLAEDGGALQKMKEPADFNLGAAFGSGKQWQSWIHIEDLANLYMHILETGLEGIYNGVAPNPVTNNELMEGIAKQLDKNVWLPNVPAIALKVALGDMSTVVLSSQLVSSDKIENTGFSFKYKNLTKALENLL; encoded by the coding sequence ATGCGAATTCTTATTACAGGTGCAACGGGTTTGGTTGGTTCGAGAATCGCTAAAAAATGCTTGGCGAAAGGTTTTGAAGTTAATTATTTAACCACGAGCAAGGATAAAATTGAAAATAAAGCCGGGTTTAAAGGTTTTTATTGGGATCCTTCCAATTATGAAATCGATCCTCATTGCTTGGATGGTGTAGATGCCATTTTTCATTTGGCAGGTGCCAGTATTGCAAAACGATGGACAAGTAGTTATAAAAAGGAAATCTTAGCTAGCCGGGTAGTAACAGCAAATTTGTTGTTCAATACTCTAAAATCCACAAACCATTCTATTTCTCAATTTATTTCTGCCAGCGCTGTGGGTATTTATCCCAGTTCTTATCTAAATTTATATAATGAGGAAGATGAAAAACGGGACGATTCTTTCTTGGGAGAGGTTGTGGAGAAATGGGAGCTGGCTGCCGATAAGTTCAAAGAATTAAATATTAAAGTTGCAAAAGTTCGTACAGGATTGGTGCTGGCAGAAGATGGTGGGGCATTGCAAAAGATGAAAGAGCCTGCAGATTTTAATTTGGGTGCCGCATTTGGTAGTGGCAAACAATGGCAATCTTGGATCCATATAGAAGATCTTGCTAACCTATATATGCACATTTTGGAGACTGGGCTTGAAGGCATTTATAATGGGGTGGCCCCAAATCCTGTTACAAACAATGAATTAATGGAGGGCATCGCCAAGCAACTGGATAAAAATGTTTGGTTGCCAAATGTACCTGCCATCGCGTTAAAAGTGGCGTTAGGAGATATGTCTACAGTAGTTTTATCCAGCCAGTTAGTGAGTTCGGATAAAATAGAAAACACGGGATTTTCCTTTAAGTACAAGAATTTAACAAAAGCCTTGGAGAATTTGTTGTAA
- a CDS encoding ABC transporter ATP-binding protein gives MDNLLVAENICKQFGNFTALNNVSINIPRESIFGLLGPNGAGKTTFIRIINQITMPDSGMVYLDGKPLHPDDVGHIGYLPEERGLYKSMKVGEQALYLARLKGLTKAEAKERLDYWFTKLDITHWWDKKIQELSKGMAQKVQFVITVLHRPKLLIFDEPFSGFDPVNADLIKNEILQLRKEGATILFSTHRMESVEELCDYMALIHESNKLLDGKVDDIKRAHKTNTFEVGMHPFNENELLSELKGNFKIGKAQFKSLSDDLKLSIQIKPNESPNDLLQYLITKSRVNHFVEVVPSVNDIFIKTVTTNE, from the coding sequence ATGGATAATCTTCTGGTTGCAGAAAATATTTGCAAACAATTTGGAAATTTTACTGCGCTAAACAATGTCTCCATCAATATCCCAAGAGAGAGCATTTTTGGGCTCCTGGGACCAAATGGTGCAGGAAAGACCACTTTTATTAGGATAATCAATCAAATAACCATGCCCGATAGCGGGATGGTTTATCTGGATGGGAAACCATTGCACCCAGATGATGTTGGCCATATAGGGTATTTGCCAGAGGAACGCGGACTTTATAAATCAATGAAGGTGGGAGAACAAGCGCTCTATTTAGCTAGGCTGAAAGGTTTGACCAAGGCCGAAGCTAAGGAACGTTTGGATTACTGGTTCACTAAATTGGATATCACGCACTGGTGGGACAAGAAGATCCAAGAACTATCCAAAGGGATGGCCCAAAAAGTGCAATTTGTGATCACGGTACTTCACCGCCCTAAATTATTGATCTTTGATGAACCTTTTAGTGGTTTTGATCCTGTAAATGCCGACCTTATTAAAAATGAAATTTTACAGCTTCGCAAAGAAGGTGCTACCATCTTGTTTTCTACACACAGAATGGAAAGTGTCGAAGAATTATGCGATTATATGGCATTGATCCATGAATCCAATAAATTGCTGGACGGAAAAGTAGACGATATTAAAAGGGCACATAAAACCAATACTTTTGAAGTTGGAATGCATCCATTTAATGAAAACGAGTTGTTATCTGAATTAAAAGGGAATTTTAAAATTGGGAAAGCACAATTTAAATCACTTTCCGACGATTTAAAATTGAGCATTCAAATAAAACCAAACGAATCGCCAAACGATCTTTTACAATATTTAATCACAAAATCCAGGGTCAATCATTTTGTAGAGGTTGTGCCTTCAGTAAATGATATCTTTATTAAAACCGTTACTACAAATGAATAA
- a CDS encoding DUF6268 family outer membrane beta-barrel protein — MKKILKIIFFLFVMGITVAMHGQATDLARIEYTNFPQSKSDNSFNRFKSFLRFPIKLKDSGTYLVPGIKYENVNFQYKDAASFPTGKLEHLISYAFSLGYTFKMTEEWRFGAEGEINATSNFETGELQSEDVEYTGSIYFIKSKKDEGFIQPWRLILGLRYATSSSVRFPLPIVNYYRRFDPKWSYTLGVPKTNLKYYFGKSSLQAYVTVDGFYANIQEKFNPDAVNTPNQKLAQNISMTTVLSGIGYELQFSEYFSFYIYGSHSLINNIRLRDENQDRVYVINDTNYLYGRTGLKFSIL; from the coding sequence ATGAAGAAAATTCTTAAGATAATCTTTTTCTTGTTCGTGATGGGAATAACTGTGGCAATGCATGGTCAGGCAACCGATTTGGCAAGAATAGAATATACGAATTTTCCGCAATCCAAGTCTGATAATTCTTTTAACCGTTTTAAGTCTTTTTTGAGGTTTCCTATTAAACTTAAAGATAGTGGAACTTATTTGGTACCGGGAATTAAATATGAGAATGTTAATTTTCAATATAAAGATGCTGCTTCTTTTCCTACGGGAAAGTTGGAACATTTAATATCATATGCTTTTAGCTTAGGCTATACTTTTAAAATGACCGAAGAATGGCGTTTTGGGGCAGAGGGAGAGATAAATGCGACTTCCAATTTCGAAACAGGAGAGTTGCAAAGTGAAGATGTTGAATATACTGGATCCATTTATTTTATAAAATCCAAAAAAGACGAAGGGTTTATTCAACCATGGAGATTGATATTGGGATTGCGTTATGCTACCTCTTCCAGTGTGAGGTTCCCATTGCCAATAGTTAATTATTACCGAAGATTCGATCCTAAATGGTCCTATACCTTGGGAGTACCAAAAACGAATCTAAAATATTATTTTGGAAAAAGCTCTTTACAGGCCTATGTTACCGTAGATGGATTTTATGCAAATATTCAAGAAAAATTTAATCCAGACGCAGTTAACACTCCAAATCAAAAATTGGCTCAAAATATTTCAATGACCACTGTTTTATCTGGGATTGGTTACGAATTACAGTTCTCGGAGTATTTTTCTTTTTATATTTACGGTAGTCATAGCCTTATTAATAATATTCGTTTGAGGGATGAAAATCAGGATAGGGTATATGTCATAAACGATACAAATTATTTATATGGCCGTACAGGTCTTAAATTCAGTATATTATAA
- a CDS encoding mechanosensitive ion channel family protein — protein sequence MQGNVEKVKEVIEQDIWGLIQDFLNITLYPFNGDEDGKIHITVGVVLLVVFTFVVTTIALKLIRIFLTRKLEENDKLKFISVFKFIKYLVYLIVVILTLSSSGIDITVLLTASAALFVGLGLALQELFQDIIGGLFIIVDKSLLVGDIIEIEGRVGRVIDIKLRTTRVLTRDDKVMIIPNHKFISEILFNFTQNHRSTREFVSVGVAYGSDTERVQAILLECAKEQTGIVKKPEPFVLFDDFGDSALVFSLHFFVTDSFVDPKIKSQLRFKIDNLFRLNGITIPFPQRDVHMFHPASASNPTIPPKNEENS from the coding sequence ATGCAAGGGAATGTAGAAAAAGTTAAGGAAGTGATAGAACAGGATATCTGGGGCCTAATCCAAGATTTTCTCAATATTACCCTGTATCCTTTTAATGGCGACGAAGACGGTAAAATCCATATTACCGTAGGTGTCGTTCTACTGGTTGTTTTTACTTTTGTGGTTACCACGATTGCACTTAAATTAATTCGTATATTCCTAACCAGGAAGTTGGAAGAGAACGATAAACTTAAATTTATAAGCGTTTTCAAATTTATAAAATACCTGGTATATCTTATAGTTGTAATTCTTACTTTAAGTTCTTCGGGAATAGATATTACAGTGTTGCTCACTGCTTCTGCGGCCCTATTTGTTGGTTTAGGTTTAGCCTTGCAGGAACTCTTTCAGGATATTATAGGGGGTTTGTTTATTATCGTGGATAAATCGCTACTGGTGGGGGATATTATCGAAATAGAAGGTCGAGTAGGTAGGGTCATAGATATTAAATTAAGAACCACCCGCGTTCTCACAAGGGATGATAAGGTAATGATTATCCCCAACCATAAATTTATTAGTGAGATCCTGTTCAATTTCACTCAAAACCATAGGTCCACCAGGGAATTTGTAAGTGTTGGGGTAGCCTACGGAAGTGATACAGAGAGGGTGCAAGCCATATTGTTGGAATGTGCCAAAGAACAAACAGGAATTGTTAAAAAACCTGAGCCTTTTGTCCTTTTTGATGATTTTGGCGATTCGGCACTGGTCTTTTCCCTACACTTTTTCGTTACAGATAGCTTTGTAGATCCTAAAATCAAAAGTCAGTTAAGATTTAAAATAGACAATTTGTTTAGATTGAACGGAATTACCATTCCGTTCCCTCAACGAGATGTACATATGTTCCACCCCGCCAGTGCAAGCAATCCTACAATTCCTCCAAAAAATGAAGAAAATTCTTAA
- a CDS encoding sigma-54-dependent transcriptional regulator, whose translation MAKILVIEDEAAIRRVLVKILSEENKAYQLEEAEDGLIGIEKVKDEEYDLVLCDIKMPKMDGIEVLDAIKKIKPEVPVVMISGHGDLDTAVNTMRMGAFDYISKPPDLNRLLNTVRNALDRKELVVENTLLKKKVGKKYQMIGESPAITSIKEIIEKVAQTDARVLITGPNGTGKELVAHWIHQKSDRSSGPMVEVNCAAIPSELIESELFGHVKGAFTSANKDRAGKFEAANGGTIFLDEIGDMSLSAQAKVLRALQENKISRVGSDKDIKVDVRVVAATNKNLKKEIEDKKFREDLYHRLAVILIKVPPLNERRDDIPLLVKFFTEKIAEEHGSNVKVFTAKAIDQLKDYDWTGNIRELRNVVERLIILGGSEVTEEDVKLFASKS comes from the coding sequence ATGGCAAAAATTTTAGTAATAGAAGATGAAGCGGCAATACGAAGGGTTTTGGTTAAAATTCTTTCTGAAGAAAACAAAGCCTATCAGCTGGAAGAAGCTGAAGACGGATTGATTGGGATAGAGAAGGTCAAGGATGAAGAATACGATCTAGTTTTATGCGATATCAAGATGCCAAAAATGGATGGAATCGAAGTCCTTGATGCCATAAAAAAAATTAAGCCCGAAGTGCCAGTTGTTATGATCTCTGGCCATGGAGATCTGGATACTGCTGTAAATACTATGAGAATGGGGGCTTTCGATTATATTTCCAAGCCGCCAGACCTTAACAGGTTATTGAATACCGTTCGCAATGCACTGGACAGAAAAGAATTGGTGGTAGAAAACACGCTGCTTAAGAAAAAAGTGGGAAAAAAATACCAGATGATCGGGGAATCTCCCGCTATCACTTCCATTAAGGAAATTATAGAAAAAGTCGCACAAACAGATGCCAGGGTATTAATTACTGGGCCCAATGGTACGGGCAAAGAATTGGTGGCGCATTGGATACACCAAAAAAGCGACCGGTCCAGCGGGCCTATGGTAGAGGTGAATTGTGCTGCGATCCCTTCAGAATTAATAGAAAGTGAACTTTTTGGACATGTAAAAGGAGCTTTTACTTCGGCAAATAAAGATAGAGCTGGGAAATTTGAAGCGGCCAATGGCGGGACCATTTTTTTGGATGAAATAGGCGATATGAGCCTATCTGCTCAAGCAAAGGTATTGCGTGCATTACAAGAAAACAAGATTTCCCGCGTTGGGAGCGATAAGGATATAAAAGTCGACGTGCGAGTAGTTGCGGCCACTAACAAAAACCTTAAAAAAGAAATTGAGGATAAAAAATTCAGGGAAGATTTGTATCATAGGCTAGCTGTCATCCTTATTAAAGTGCCACCGCTAAATGAACGTAGAGATGATATTCCACTTTTGGTGAAATTCTTTACAGAAAAAATAGCAGAAGAACATGGGAGCAACGTCAAGGTATTTACCGCAAAGGCTATAGATCAGTTAAAGGATTATGACTGGACAGGGAACATTCGGGAATTACGAAATGTTGTGGAACGCCTCATTATACTTGGAGGTTCAGAAGTGACTGAAGAAGATGTGAAGCTTTTTGCCAGTAAATCCTAA
- a CDS encoding ABC transporter permease — protein sequence MNNLKLIIQREYLARVRNRTFIVMTFLSPLILVGMFSLIAYLSMLNNSETHTIAVKDDSGLFKGEFENKEEIDFVDVSAVSLDDAKLLVKEKEYYGVLYIPDTKSNVELAKSIRFFGKEAPSIGILRQIEQTISENLTTRELISRGMDISQIKAAEAQVDIRIENFEGKRTSKMSNYIKMIFGGAAGYLLMMFIIIYGNMVMRSVIEEKTNRIIEIIISSVKPIQLMLGKIIGTSLAGITQFSIWVILGTVLLLITSSLTGMNLLEAQPQMQDIDQVSNGEMQQLIIDITNLPILTLIISFLVYFIGGYFLYSAIYAAIGAAVDSETDTQQFMFPIILPLMLGIYVGFFSVIENPHGTVSTIFSMIPLTSPIVMLMRIPFGVPWYELAISVILLFATNAGVVWLAAKIYRVGILMYGKKPTYKELYKWIKY from the coding sequence ATGAATAACCTTAAATTAATTATTCAAAGGGAGTATCTGGCAAGGGTAAGAAACAGGACCTTTATTGTAATGACCTTTTTGAGCCCCTTGATCCTTGTGGGGATGTTTTCTTTAATTGCCTATCTAAGTATGCTCAACAACAGTGAAACCCATACTATTGCGGTTAAAGATGATAGTGGCTTATTTAAAGGCGAATTCGAGAATAAAGAAGAAATAGATTTTGTGGATGTATCAGCAGTTTCCTTGGATGATGCCAAACTTTTGGTAAAAGAGAAAGAGTATTACGGGGTATTGTATATTCCAGATACCAAGAGTAATGTTGAGTTGGCCAAATCAATCCGGTTTTTCGGCAAGGAAGCTCCATCTATTGGCATTTTAAGGCAGATAGAACAAACCATTTCAGAAAACCTAACAACTCGAGAGCTTATTTCCCGTGGCATGGATATTTCGCAAATTAAAGCGGCCGAGGCTCAGGTAGACATCCGTATAGAAAATTTCGAAGGAAAGCGCACCTCAAAAATGTCCAATTATATAAAGATGATATTTGGAGGCGCAGCGGGATATTTGCTCATGATGTTCATTATCATCTACGGAAACATGGTAATGCGCAGCGTTATTGAGGAAAAAACCAATAGAATTATCGAAATTATAATATCATCGGTAAAACCCATTCAGCTGATGCTTGGGAAAATTATAGGAACCTCCCTGGCGGGAATTACCCAGTTCTCTATTTGGGTGATCTTAGGAACCGTTCTTTTATTGATAACTTCCTCCCTTACCGGAATGAACTTATTGGAAGCACAGCCGCAAATGCAGGATATAGACCAGGTTTCTAACGGGGAAATGCAGCAGCTGATAATAGATATTACCAACTTGCCTATTCTCACATTGATAATCTCATTTTTGGTGTATTTTATAGGAGGTTATTTTCTTTATAGTGCTATTTACGCTGCTATAGGTGCCGCGGTAGATTCAGAAACCGATACCCAGCAATTTATGTTCCCCATAATTTTGCCATTAATGTTGGGGATCTATGTGGGGTTCTTCTCGGTGATAGAAAATCCGCATGGTACAGTTTCTACCATATTTTCCATGATTCCATTAACATCCCCAATCGTAATGCTAATGCGCATTCCTTTTGGGGTGCCGTGGTATGAATTGGCGATTTCTGTAATCCTATTGTTCGCTACCAATGCAGGGGTAGTGTGGTTGGCAGCTAAAATTTATAGGGTGGGAATTTTAATGTATGGTAAAAAACCAACCTATAAGGAATTGTATAAATGGATTAAATATTAA
- the mnmD gene encoding tRNA (5-methylaminomethyl-2-thiouridine)(34)-methyltransferase MnmD yields the protein MKREIIITGDGSSTIHIPEWNEQYHSKHGALQEARHVFIDMGLIPISRREDLHEISILEIGFGTGLNALVTWEEAQNLKKSIDYNGVEAYPVAQEEVEKLNFSAIIKDPLAVGFFDKIHESEWEKKVEITKYFSLTKQQKFFQEIEDTQLYNLIYFDAFGARVQPELWSVEILRKMYNALKNNGVLVTYAAKGSVRRAMLEVGFLVERLPGPPGKREMLRATKNI from the coding sequence TTGAAAAGAGAAATAATTATTACGGGAGATGGTTCTTCCACCATTCATATTCCAGAATGGAACGAGCAATACCATTCCAAGCATGGAGCTTTGCAGGAAGCCAGACATGTTTTTATAGATATGGGATTAATCCCCATTAGTAGAAGAGAAGATTTGCACGAAATTTCAATCCTGGAAATTGGCTTCGGAACCGGACTAAATGCATTGGTAACTTGGGAGGAAGCTCAAAATTTAAAAAAAAGTATTGATTACAATGGCGTAGAAGCTTATCCTGTAGCTCAAGAGGAGGTAGAAAAATTGAATTTCAGTGCAATCATCAAAGACCCTTTGGCAGTAGGTTTCTTTGATAAGATCCATGAAAGTGAATGGGAAAAGAAAGTAGAGATCACAAAATATTTTTCACTTACCAAACAGCAGAAGTTTTTTCAGGAAATTGAAGATACCCAGTTGTATAACCTGATTTATTTCGATGCTTTTGGAGCTAGGGTTCAACCAGAGCTATGGTCGGTAGAAATTTTGAGAAAAATGTACAATGCACTCAAAAACAATGGTGTCCTTGTAACTTATGCTGCAAAGGGAAGTGTTAGAAGGGCAATGCTGGAAGTAGGGTTTTTAGTCGAACGTCTGCCTGGACCTCCAGGGAAGCGCGAAATGTTAAGGGCAACAAAAAATATTTAG
- the dnaJ gene encoding molecular chaperone DnaJ, giving the protein MKQDYYEILGLSKSATTAEIKKAYRKKAIEFHPDKNPGDSKAEETFKKAAEAYEILSNDDKRAKYDRFGHQAFDGGFGGGGGGMNMDDIFSQFGDIFGSGFGGGSGGFSGFGGFGGSGGQRRVKGSNLRIRVSLTLEEIANGAEKKIKVKRKVQAEGTTYKTCSTCNGTGQVTRITNTILGRMQTASPCTVCGGAGQTIDKKPADTDAHGLKVKEETVTIKIPAGVEDGMQLKVSGKGNEAPGNGIPGDLLVAIEEKAHPTLQREGDNLHYDLYISYSEAALGASREIDTVSGKVRIKIDEGVQSGKILRLRGKGISNINGYGKGDLLVHVNVWTPKVLNKEQKDFFEKMANDDNFQPNPEKSDKSFFEKVKDMFS; this is encoded by the coding sequence ATGAAACAGGATTATTACGAAATATTAGGTTTAAGCAAAAGCGCAACGACAGCAGAAATAAAAAAGGCTTATAGAAAAAAGGCCATAGAATTTCATCCGGATAAGAATCCAGGAGATAGTAAGGCAGAAGAAACCTTTAAAAAAGCTGCTGAGGCATATGAAATTCTAAGCAATGACGATAAGCGTGCTAAATATGATCGTTTTGGTCATCAGGCATTCGACGGCGGTTTCGGTGGTGGCGGAGGCGGTATGAACATGGATGACATATTCAGCCAATTTGGCGATATTTTTGGAAGCGGTTTTGGCGGCGGCAGTGGCGGATTCTCTGGTTTTGGAGGTTTCGGCGGTAGCGGTGGCCAAAGACGAGTTAAAGGGAGCAACTTGCGCATAAGGGTTAGTTTAACCCTCGAAGAAATTGCCAATGGTGCCGAGAAAAAAATAAAAGTAAAACGTAAAGTTCAGGCAGAAGGAACTACTTATAAAACTTGCTCTACTTGTAATGGCACAGGACAGGTGACCCGCATTACAAATACTATTCTTGGTAGAATGCAAACAGCATCCCCATGTACAGTTTGCGGGGGTGCAGGGCAAACTATAGATAAAAAGCCAGCAGATACCGATGCTCATGGACTTAAGGTAAAAGAAGAAACGGTAACCATTAAAATCCCTGCCGGGGTAGAAGATGGAATGCAATTAAAAGTTTCCGGCAAAGGGAACGAAGCTCCGGGGAATGGTATTCCAGGAGATCTTTTGGTAGCTATTGAAGAAAAAGCACATCCCACTTTACAACGAGAAGGGGATAACCTTCATTACGATCTTTATATAAGTTATTCCGAAGCAGCATTGGGAGCAAGTAGGGAAATAGATACGGTGTCTGGCAAAGTGCGAATTAAGATCGACGAAGGAGTTCAGTCTGGAAAAATATTGAGGCTTCGTGGTAAAGGTATCTCGAATATCAATGGTTATGGAAAAGGGGATCTCTTGGTACATGTGAATGTTTGGACTCCAAAAGTTCTAAATAAAGAGCAAAAAGACTTTTTCGAGAAAATGGCCAATGATGATAATTTTCAGCCTAATCCAGAGAAAAGCGATAAATCTTTTTTTGAGAAGGTAAAAGATATGTTTTCATAA
- a CDS encoding YceI family protein: protein MKKTILNIFTIAAIGLATVGCKNENKEVETTDAREVADATMEAVAFKVDTTASIIKWKGQKPTGTHIGTIKLTEGTFKANDSIIESGTFVIDMNSIKDTDLEGDDKLDLENHLKGTVEGKEGDFFNVTKYPTGTFEVTGVSEKDGKTMLQGNLTLKDVTKNVEFPVTIKMNGDTLELTSEKFNIDRTKWNVNYGSKSVFDGLGDKFINDEVELEIEVKAKKA from the coding sequence ATGAAGAAAACAATATTGAACATCTTTACAATTGCTGCAATAGGGTTGGCAACAGTTGGATGTAAAAACGAAAATAAAGAAGTTGAAACTACAGATGCTCGAGAAGTTGCAGATGCAACCATGGAGGCTGTGGCTTTTAAGGTGGACACTACTGCCTCTATAATTAAATGGAAAGGCCAAAAACCAACGGGAACTCACATAGGAACCATCAAGTTGACAGAAGGAACTTTTAAGGCCAATGATAGCATAATTGAAAGTGGAACTTTTGTTATAGATATGAACTCCATTAAAGATACAGATCTTGAAGGAGACGATAAATTGGACCTTGAAAATCACCTTAAAGGAACTGTAGAAGGTAAAGAAGGAGATTTTTTCAACGTAACCAAGTATCCTACCGGTACTTTTGAAGTTACTGGAGTTTCTGAAAAAGATGGGAAAACAATGTTGCAGGGTAATCTTACTTTAAAAGATGTTACCAAAAACGTTGAATTTCCTGTGACCATCAAAATGAATGGAGACACCTTGGAATTAACAAGTGAAAAATTCAATATAGACAGGACTAAATGGAACGTGAATTATGGTTCTAAATCTGTCTTTGATGGTTTAGGGGATAAATTCATCAACGACGAAGTTGAATTGGAGATCGAAGTGAAAGCGAAGAAAGCTTAA
- a CDS encoding nucleotide exchange factor GrpE gives MNKHKDTNNSENNNESIKDQIEELIDEAIEEVEEAEEGGQPSENDRLKADLEKEKDKFLRLFAEFENFKRRTSKERIELFRTANQEVVSAMLPVLDDFDRALLEIKKAKDKNLLKGVELIYNKFNETLLNKGLEPMNVKQGDVFDADMHEAITQIPAPSDKLKGKIVDVVERGYKLGEKIIRYPKVVTGK, from the coding sequence ATGAATAAACATAAGGATACCAATAATAGCGAGAATAATAATGAATCCATCAAAGATCAGATAGAAGAGCTTATAGATGAAGCCATTGAAGAAGTAGAGGAAGCTGAAGAGGGGGGGCAACCATCAGAGAACGATCGATTAAAAGCAGATCTTGAAAAAGAAAAAGATAAGTTTTTAAGGCTTTTTGCTGAATTCGAAAATTTCAAGCGAAGAACTTCTAAAGAGCGAATCGAGTTGTTTAGAACCGCTAATCAGGAAGTTGTGTCAGCTATGTTGCCTGTTTTAGACGATTTTGACAGAGCGCTGCTTGAAATCAAAAAAGCCAAAGACAAGAACTTGCTAAAAGGAGTAGAGCTTATTTATAATAAGTTTAATGAGACTTTGCTAAATAAAGGCCTAGAGCCAATGAACGTGAAGCAAGGTGATGTGTTTGATGCCGATATGCATGAGGCGATCACTCAAATCCCAGCTCCTTCCGATAAATTGAAAGGCAAGATAGTTGATGTGGTGGAACGCGGATATAAACTTGGAGAAAAAATTATTCGCTATCCAAAAGTGGTGACAGGAAAGTAA